The stretch of DNA CAGTGATTTGTAGAGGGGCCCCATGGGGGACAGGAAGTTGGGGTCCCCAGGCAAGGGCTGAGGAGGGAACAGGAGGGCCAGTGACTGGGAGAGGGGACTGTGGGGAGGTGCCTGGGGAGGAAGGTGGTGGAACTAGGCGTGGCCAGGAACTGAGGACCATAAGCCATAAAGAAAGGGTGAGGAGAGAAGGGGCAGGGAGGGCTCGGGACAGAAGGGAAGCTCTCCCTCTGGTTCACAATCCCGTGccaatgggatgacccagaagggagagagagaagcaggctTTGAGAAGGGAAGTTATCAGCCCAGCACCCAGGCCGGGCAGATGGAGCTCAGGGGGGCGGGTTTGGAAGGAAACGCAGGACAGTGGCAGCCTGAAGCCCAGCTGCTTTACAAAAGGTTCCTCAGACTAAATCTTCAAGGAGTGACTTGTTtaagtgaagtatagttgatttacaaggtttcaggtatacagcaaagtgattcagctatgcagacataaatatgtattctttttcagattcttttccattatagataagCTACAAGCTacttagttccctgtgctgtggtAGGCCCttgttatatatgttttatatacagtagccTGTATCTGTTCATCCCAAATTCCTACTCAAAAGAGTAACTTCCAAGGCCTTCACACGCTCTATGCCCTCCCTCCACAGATGAGTGAACGCCAAGAGTTCCAAGCCTCCGATTTTGCCTACCTCCTGGAAAACTCTTCCTATGACTACGGAGAAAATGAGACCTACTTCTGCTGTACTTCCCCACCCTGCCCACAGGACTTCAGCCTCAACTTCGACCGCACCTTCCTGCCCGTCCTCTACAGCCTCCTCTTTGTGCTGGGGCTTCTGGGTAATGGCATCGTGGCAGTCGTGCTGCTGAGCCAGAGGGCAGCCCTGAGCAGCACCGACACCTTTCTGCTGCACTTGGCTGTGGCCGATGCACTGCTGGTGCTGACACTCCCTCTCTGGGCAGTGGATGCAGCCATCCAGTGGGTCTTTGGCTCTGGCCTCTGCAAAGTGGCGGGTGCACTCTTCAACATCAACTTCTACGCAGGGGCCCTCCTGCTGGCCTGTATCAGCTTCGATCGGTACCTGAGCATTGTGCACGCCACCCAGCTCTACCGCCGGGGCCCCCCGACTCGCGTGGCCCTCACCTGTGTGGCAGTCTGGGGGCTCTGTCTGCTCTTTGCACTCCCAGACTTCATCTTCCTGTCCTCCCACCATGACAACCGCCTCAATGCCACCCACTGCCAGTATAACTTCCCACAGGAGGGCCACACGGCTCTGCGCATCCTGCAGCTGGTGGCAGGCTTCCTGCTGCCCCTGCTGGTCATGGCCTATTGCTATGCCCGCATCCTGGCTGTGCTGCTGGTCTCCAGGGGCCAGCGGCGGCTCAGAGCCATgcggctggtggtggtggtggtggtggccttTGCCCTCTGCTGGACCCCCTACCACCTGGTGGTGCTGGTGGACACCCTCATGGACCTGGGGGCCTTAGCCCGTAACTGCGGCAGAGAAAGCAGTGTGGACATAGCCAAGTCGGTCACGTCGGGCATGGGCTACATGCACTGCTGCCTCAACCCACTGCTCTATGCCTTTGTGGGTGTCAAGTTCCGAGAGCGGATGTGGGTGCTACTCGTGCGTCTGGGCTGCCCTGACCAGAGGTGCCACCAGCGGCAGCCGTCAGCTTCCCGCCGGGAATCATCCTGGTCTGAGACCACAGAGGCCTCCTACTCAGGCCTGTGAGGCTGGGATAGGGATCCCTCTCCACCTGCCACATTCCAGGCTGTTCCCTCACTCACTTCCCCAACACACACTCCTGGGAGTCCCCTGTGGCCCTAGTCTCCCAAGGAGCTGCCCTCCTGGCTCTGAGGGTTCTGCCATCACTGCTCCTTAGCTGCCCAGCCCCATCCCACTGCTTGAGGGGTGGCTGCCTTCAGGCCCTTCTTACCTTGGCTGCACAGAACCCCACCACCCTCCCAACTCTGTCAACTAGGCCTCAGCCTTCCCCATATGCAGGGAGCATGAGGCAAACAGCCTAACGCTCTGCAGTGACTGGCAGTGGTTTCTGAGACTTCTGTATTTGCTTACTTTGACTTTTACATGTAAGACTGCTTCAAACTTTTCAATAAACAAGCTAAACAGGACCACACCGTGTTAGTGCATCATTACAGCCAGCCCTGCCCAACCTCTGGGGATGCTCTTCCTGCTTCTCCTTGTCTGGCCCTGGGTTTGTGCCAACCAGTGctgcctgtctcccctcctcTGACCTCCTGGGTATACCACTCACTCACAGGGTGAGTGGGTGCAGGGTAAGCAGTTAGTTGACCAGCTGGCTAGACACCATCTAGGcataattttggagaaggcaatggcaccccactccagtactcttgcctggaaaatcccgtggacggaggagcctggaaggctgcagtccatggggtcgcagagggtcggacacgactgagcgacttcactttcacttttcactttcatgcactggagaaggaaatggcaacccactccagtgttcttgcctggagaatcccagggatgggggagcctggcaggttgccgtctatggggtcgcacagtcggacacgactgaagcgacttaggagcagtaGCAAGCATAATTTGGGGAAGGGGCTTTCAGACATAAGTAAGAGTCCCCACACTCCAGAAGCTTAGACTGACAAGGAAGATGTGTAGGTGACTACCAAGCAGTCTATGCCACGAAGCTAATGTGTGGCACATGTTCAGAGTACTGTAGCTGGAGCCCTTTGGGAAGACTTCTTGGAGACAGAGAAATGAGCAGAACTTAAAGGGCAAGTAGTATTTCCAgggcaaagagaaggaaagatggtATTTCCAGGCAGATGGGAGGGTAGTATACCAAAGGTGGGAAGGCTAAAAACAGTGCTGCTTATTGGAGGAATGGTAAGTGGTCCAAACTGGCTAGAATTAAGGGTTCAGATAGAGAAAGGATTGAAAAGACTGAAAGTTAGTTTGGGACCCAGGTGATGGCATCACAGGTTACAAGGCTGTAGTGGCTATTCATGTTAGAGATGACACAGGCTTTTACTAAGAAAAACAGCAGGGggattggggggaaaaaaaagggcaATGACTTAACAACACATGTGTGGGCTGCATGGAGCACCTTCCTGTAGCTATagctggggtgggagtggaggaAACTATCAGGGCTCCCCAGGAAGGCAGATGACAGGGCTACTGAGTTAAGCAAAGGGTTGGACCCTTCTTTGGCAGGGGTAGAACCACTGTACTGTTAGTTCTCCCTGATGAAGTCACCAGTGTGCCATGATCTAGTTTCACATGCCAGCTGGGCCTTTGCTGAGACTGCCGATATAGCTGGAGGTGGGACTGGAGAAGGACCCAAGGATTTAGCTAGGGAAACTCGCACTACCCTGTGCATATACCCAATCCCATCTAGACTTGGGCTTAAGACTTCAGTTTGTGGCCACTGAAAGAACACCCTCAGCATCTGTAAAACGAAGGAAAGATGGAAAGATGACAGAATAACACATCCTGCCTATAAAAAGTATCAGTGATGCTAGACTAGGACAGATGTTTGGGCTAGGCCGAATAAGAAGTTCCCAAATGTCCACACTCTAATCCCTAGAACTTGTGAATGTGTTAGTATGTTACCTTATTTGGCAAAAGGAAATCGAGAttttcctggattatctgggtgagcCCAATAttatcacaagggtccttaaaagggaaagagggaggcaggagagagaatcAGAGAAAGAGATGTTGCTGGCTTTCAAGACAGAGGAAGAGGGCCATAAACCAAGGAATGCAAGTAGCCCCTGGACGCAGGGAAGACAAGGAAACTGATTCCCCCAGGGCCTCTAGAGAGGAatgcagccctgcccacaccttgaggTCTGAGGTCTACACCAGGCTTCTGACTTGAGATGGaagataatacatttgtgttAAGTCACTAACCTCCTGGTAATGTTTTGGCAGAAATAACAAAAAAGTACAACATTGACTTCAGTCTATATTCCAGACACCTCCCCAAAGTGGGGAGGTTGTTTAAGTGCCTAGGGGCAGTCACAAAAATCCAAGAGAAACCCGAAGTGGAGGCTGTTCTTCCAGACACATCCTGGAAAGCTTATGAAATCAGGGGTCTTGGACAAAAGACCCAAGGGTTTGTTCCGCTCTGGACATGGGTTGTCAATGAACAGACTTTGCTAACAAGTAAACagcaaaaaacatttttattccatGAACAATTACATTGCTTAGGTGGCTTCTTTATTTTACGAACAAATACATTGCTTCAGATGACTTCATACAATGTCAAGAACAACTCAACTCGTGAAGCACATTTCTCTTATTTCTATGTAGGTGTAACAGGTTCCATCAGACAGAAGCCTTGGTTTTGAAATACTGACTTTAAAACATGTTCTCTTTGCAGCATGTCTCTCCTTCTCTCAACCTGCCACTCTCAAAAACTTATTTCTCTTTTGCATTTCGTTCTACATGTTTTGCATTTCGTTCTACAAGTTTACATTTTGTTCTACATGTTAAGAATAGTATATAAGACCCAAGGTAGATCCAAAGGGCTCTTGAGTATCAGCACAAAATGGTTAGCAACAGAACCCTTGGTGAAGCACAATCATCATTAACAACAGGAAGCGTTTTTCAAACAATTTAAATTCTAATATTCATAGTTTCACAGCATCAAATATATCTTCTTAAAACTCCTTACTAATAGATGAAGCCAAAGATGACTCATCTTACACAAATACATTCTCAGATAACCTCAAATAccctgactttgttttttggcaAAAAAATCCTTGCTGAGCTTTCTCATCACATCCCCATGAGTTAtcccttctgtctccctcttgACTTTTCTGTAATTCTCCTGTACAAATTTGGCAAATGGCCTCACGTGGGGCTTAATGGGGGTTCCATCTTTCCGAGTTAGTGGCAACATGACCAGAGAGCCCTTGCACTTGGCACAGATGAGGCGGGAGGTATCCAATGATTTGCTATAGCGCCCGACCCTAAGGAGAAAAGAGACACCACACAGCAAAGGAATCAGTTACTGTACCTCCACATCTCAGAGCTGCTGGCCTTGGGTCCAAAGCCAGACGTTTTCTGTGGGATCTCAGAAAGTGGGACACCAGGAAGGGAATATGGTCAGGCCAGCTCAAAGCAGAagagaatggagaaagaagacacagaaagGTGTAGAGAAGTTTTACTCCTCAAGTCAGATAGCTATGTACTTCCTGAAGAGCCATGTGGAGGCCACAGTAAAAACATAATTGGAAAAGTCTAAGGAGAAGGGTCTTACCTGTATTTGCACTGAGTACACTCGTAATGAATCTTGTAGTTAATCTTGTAGTTATGGCAacgggtgaccttgggcaactccGGGTGCACCATATTCGATTTTCGGGCATAATATCTCCACATGTCACCATGAGAATCACGGATGCCATCGAGCAGCCAGGAGGCTGCATGGCATAACTCATGGGTCAAAGTGTCTCGGAGTCGGTCTTAGGAGAGGAATGGAAAGAAATCCTGAGCCTTAAACCAATTACCCCTGGTCTGTTACCCAACCACCCCTAGACTCTCCACCCGACCAGACCCACAAGCATATGTGGGCAGGAAGAAGTGTTATCTCCCCAGgattctgaaagtgaaatttcAACCTACTTCAACCCAATTTTGTTAATGGCAGAGAGCCTCAGGTGAGCAAGTGCATTCAGAAAAGCTCCAGTGTGCTCTTTTTATGGGACACTGCTACAAATACATCCAGCTGAGACCCAGTCGCCACCCTCCAAGAACATCAGTAGGGTTTAGTCAGGAGAAGCTCCATGGAAAAGCTGGGCAATTAACAATTGGCTGGACTGGCAAAATTATCAAGGCCTTTCTAGATGTGGTGGGAAAAGTGAGCCAAGGTTGGGGTCAGGAAAGTGTGCAGTCTATTTTCAAAGCCAGCATGAAGAAAGTCTGGCTAAAGCACAGGTGGAATAGTGAGAGACAAGACTAGCCAATGGAGGAGGGCAAAGTACAAAGGCCTTGTAAGCCATACTCCAGGTATTGGCAAGCCTGAGGTTTCCTATCAGGAAATCGCACGGAGCAGGGAGAAAAATGAGGTGATAGGGGTCCATAGCTGGGCAAAGGCAAAGACAGAGAAGGAATGATAATAGGAGAGTCATTATGAACATCCAGTGATAGGCTAGATATAGGGACCCTTGAACTTGTTATTGGGAGAATGGAGATGCTGCCGCCTGCAATGGGGAGCTGCAGAAATTAAGTTAGGCCCGGCAGAAATATGGACAAACTAGACTCTCAGTGGTGGTGAGACATCCAATAATAATGTCCTCCAAGCAACACACAGTAGACCTGTCCACCCAGGAGTGATAGGGAAAGCTGTGATACGGGCAGCCAGAGAACACCAGCACCCAAGAGTAACCCTTCAGGTGTGGGAAGGAAGCACGGTGGAGGAGCTACCCTACTCCCACCGTCACCTGCAGAGTCACAGACTTTCAGAGAAATCTGAATCTTAGCAAAACGCTCTCTCTTAGGGTATCGAAGCTTGCCAGTGGTGCATAAGCCAGCAGTTCTCAGCATCTTATTATTCCAGACAATGTCGATTTTCTCCGGCAACTgagaacaaaaagcaaacaagaacAAATCAAAAAGCAGTTCTAAGCAGACCAGAAAGTAACAACTCAAGAGTTTTGCAAATCTAACATTCTGGGGAGAATAAAATGTAAACTGAAGCCCAGGTAAAGACAAGATTGTTGCAAGAATATGAATGCAGAATCTCTGCTCCCTTGCATGGAGACAAAAGTCAGGGGCAGCCAAGGAAAGAAGGACACTTCTGCTGGGCTAGGAGACAGAGACCGTGCAACTCAGAACACTTAAGGTTCCACTCATCAGAGTCATCTGATGTAATATCAGTGTCATCAGGAAGGGCTCCAAAGGTTGGGGAACCTTTAGAAAGATCTAAGAACTTTCCATGCAGAAAGTTTTGTCACCAGAGACAATAAAGTCTGAAAAACCTAATGACCACAGGTCTCTCTGCCTCCAGACTCTCTCCTATCCAGTCCACACCCCCATGCTACTGACAAAACCATTTCTTTCAGCAGCCACTCCATGGTATATCATATTCCTGAGCAGTGGTGCCTACTGATTTCAATTTAAGTTCGTCCAACCTGATTCCCAAGACCCCCTATTAACCAGGCCTACACCAGCTAACATGTATTGCTCACCATATCATAGGCCTTGTTCTAGGTACTTCAGGGGGATTCACTTACCAGGCCTAACAGTAATTCTGTGCAGTAGGCAGGAGGTATACTACTACTGCCCctgctttacagatgagcaaacagagGTTCAGTAACACCCAAGCTGCCATAGCTCTTTCCTAGTATCCTTAACACAAACCCTCTCTTCCAGATAGTCAAGCCTCAACACTTATCATCTCCCCAACCACTGCTGTTCTCTCCCCTTACCATCCTTCAAGACCCAAAACAAGTCTCAGTTCCTCCAGGCAATCCTATTTCCCAACTGCTCAGGCTCTCAGTGATTTCTCCCTCTGCTGATCGCCTGTGGTAGGAACAGTCTGGACCACATACTATAACCCACAAAACATTCCGTTTCTTTCACATATGCATGTCTCATCTCCCCTCCCCATCTAAACTCACACTTCTCAAGGGCAGGAAATATATAGTTAGTACATCTGCACATCTCCTAGCACCCAAGAGAGTTGGGCATACAGCAAGTGTTCAATAGGTGCTTATTCATTGACTCTACCTTTTGATCAAAGACAGATCTGTTAAGCAGAGCATAGATTTTCTGAATCAGTTCATCCTTATTGCGTTTGTAATTCCTTCCAGAATACTCCTTTAAGTTTTCAAGGCCATGAAAGAAACATCCAGGTATTTTGCACTGAGAATTCCTGCAAAAGTAAATTCAGCTGAGTTTTATTGAGCAAAAGAAATCAATAGaagaaatgcatatatacagGTCACATCAAGAGAGACTTAGAAGACTCGCTGGTCTCTCTTCCTTCCAGCTCCTGCTACGAGGGCATCTCCTATAAGGTTCCATTCATAGCCTTTTTGCCTTCACTCCCCGCACACTGTCAGAGATGTGAAGCCCATGGTTCCAACCCCAAAAGGAGCGATCCCATACCTGGACCTGCAGTCTCCACCTCTCTCCTAAGATCTAGTTTTGAATTTACAAGTGCCCAGTGCAAATTTCCAACCAACTAACCTGAGTATGTCTCCAGCTAAATGTGTTTAATTGTCCAACTTTTGTTACAATAGGCTGAAAACCCGagacattttaaaatccattttctccTTCACCCCATATTCAACTAGGCATAAAGACAGATCACTGTCTGCTTCACATCATCTTTTCCAGCCAGCCTCTCCTTTCTACCCTGTTGTTATCACCCTAGGTCAAGTTCCTGTCCTCTTCTCTATGCCTTGCTACTACAACATCCCACTGTGTTCCTTACCTACAGGCTCTTTTTCTTCTAATCCAACCACACACATATACCTTCAGATTAATTTTCCTAGGCCATGTTCCAGTGATGTCCCTCTCTGTGTGGCCTAACATTTAAGGCCCAGGTCAACCTGGTTCCAACCTCTATTTCCAGCTACCATTTCCACTCTGGCCAAAGCGAGCAACTTAAATGTTCCCAGGACATGGACTAACATTTCGCATAGTTCATTCATACCTTGGCAAAATGTATTTGTCCATGGCCTAGAATAGTCACACCCCCACTTCTCCAGAGACCCACCCTCTGTGGAGTGCTTCATCAATTgccaagaatttcttttttacatcATCATATTTAATCGTCACATCATCCTCTAAAGAAGCCACTACTATTCTTTCCATTTCCACTTAGCACATGACAAAACAAAAGTTCAGAAGTTAAATGACTTACCCAAAGTTCAGAGACACTGAATATACCGACCCAAATCTCGTGGTCTTTCCATTAGACCACTTTTGCTGTCCCATCTTTCAAGGCATAATTCAAATGCACAAAGaatagtgcaaaaaaaaaaaaaaaaaaaaggaagaagaatagtGCAGAGCCCATAAAAACACACACTTGTAATAGCTATTTATTTAAACTGAAGCATTTTAATCTTGGCTTGGACAATCCACAAATCCAAAAAGATCAGCCCACAGAGCTGAAAAGATAAACCACTAGCAAACATAGGGAAGTGTTTCTGACTTAACAGAACTCCTGAAACAGAGATTTTGCCAAGACACTTGTTACTCCTTAAGTCACAAAATAAAACCCTATGAGAGGTGCCCGGGTTACAGGTGGGGGAAAACTACCAGACAAGACAAAGGCAGCTAAAGTAAGAATCTCTCACCCCAAAACCTGATATGGGTGACTAACATTTCTGCCTCCAATTGTTTAGCTCTGAAAGCAAATTTGCATCAGAAAAGGTGGCAGATAAAAACCTAAACCCTCTACAGACCTCAGCAGAGAGCATGACCCCTGCATGTATCTGTGCTCATGTCAAGCAGCTTGTGGCTTAGCAAGCCTTCACTTCAGTGGTGATGCCGCTCTACTGCAGGCTGAGCATCTCCACATCAGAGGAACCAACAAGACCCCAGACGGGTACATCAGACACCATGACCAGCCAGCAGCCTCCATGGGAACAATGCTGAGAACAGGAAGCCTACAGACTAAAACAGGAAGCAGCAAGGCAACAGTGAAGAGTCCATACAGGCCAGCCTTCTTTGGATGAGGCAGAGGACAAAGACACAAAGGAGCAGCTTCTTCCTTCATTCATCTCATTCTCTAGCAAAGCAACCTGGGACCTACCCCAAGACACATGTCCCTAGAAGCAAAGCAGCTTAAATATGGATCTAAGAATCCAGACAAGAAGCTTTGCTAAAAGGGGGCCCATCTAAGAAAGGCTACACCAAACTGAAGAGAAACACAGAAACAGAGAGCCTCTCTACTCAAGTCCAGTTTCTCTGTTGCCCTCACGCCTGACATATCATTTTTCTTCTCCCCTTAAGATGCATTTATTGCCCTAAAATAcaggtaaaaaaagaaacatacagtCCTTCAAATATAATCCTTCTTTTGTAACATAATTCAGATGGAAGTATACATTATTCCTgaatgcaagttaaaaaaaaaaagtatgttcacTCTATcacatttttaagagaaaaagtgaaGTTCTTGGAATCTAAGTgaggaaatgcatttttttttgctCCCTTTGAGCATTAATATGTCTTTGGTCTAAATGACTGTTTTCTAAAACTGCTGTTTTCACTatcaatataatatataacaatataataCCAGTATCAATATATACGTAACATAGCTTAATAACGATAAGTGGACTGCAAGCAATCCCTTTCACCCTAACatttaagatataaaaattagCAAGAATATATAGGTAGTAAGAATAAGggttcatataaaataaataatcaacaaggatctactatacAACTCAGGGGACtatactcaatattatgtaataacatctaaggggaaagaatctgaaaatacacacacactgaattgctatgctgtatacctgaaactgagatgatattgtaaatcaactaaacttcaatttaaaaaaaaactttttaaagggtTCATCTGAAACCCTGGAAAATAATCTTGACTGCCTCCCCCCAATTTCAATGGATGGGAACACATTCATTCTGCCTTCTCAGCATTCCTACTGccttttagttctgtgaaaactggTGGCCACAGGGCTGTATCTAGACTGAAAAAATTGATCTTGTTTGGCTACACATCATTTAAACAATCTGAGTTTAAAGACAGGAAATCTCAGAGGCCAGAGCTGCTGTGGGGGTAAAAGCTCCAGTCTGCCCAGAACTGCTGGGTTCTGTGTGGAGTGCCCACACCAGCTCTGCTAGGGACAGGGAAGAAGGGGGCACAGAggttcctcctctccccaccttcctcctgctgctgAGTCTATCCTCCCAA from Bos mutus isolate GX-2022 chromosome X, NWIPB_WYAK_1.1, whole genome shotgun sequence encodes:
- the CXCR3 gene encoding C-X-C chemokine receptor type 3 isoform X2; its protein translation is MVPEMSERQEFQASDFAYLLENSSYDYGENETYFCCTSPPCPQDFSLNFDRTFLPVLYSLLFVLGLLGNGIVAVVLLSQRAALSSTDTFLLHLAVADALLVLTLPLWAVDAAIQWVFGSGLCKVAGALFNINFYAGALLLACISFDRYLSIVHATQLYRRGPPTRVALTCVAVWGLCLLFALPDFIFLSSHHDNRLNATHCQYNFPQEGHTALRILQLVAGFLLPLLVMAYCYARILAVLLVSRGQRRLRAMRLVVVVVVAFALCWTPYHLVVLVDTLMDLGALARNCGRESSVDIAKSVTSGMGYMHCCLNPLLYAFVGVKFRERMWVLLVRLGCPDQRCHQRQPSASRRESSWSETTEASYSGL
- the CXCR3 gene encoding C-X-C chemokine receptor type 3 isoform X1, with the translated sequence MVCGEMSERQEFQASDFAYLLENSSYDYGENETYFCCTSPPCPQDFSLNFDRTFLPVLYSLLFVLGLLGNGIVAVVLLSQRAALSSTDTFLLHLAVADALLVLTLPLWAVDAAIQWVFGSGLCKVAGALFNINFYAGALLLACISFDRYLSIVHATQLYRRGPPTRVALTCVAVWGLCLLFALPDFIFLSSHHDNRLNATHCQYNFPQEGHTALRILQLVAGFLLPLLVMAYCYARILAVLLVSRGQRRLRAMRLVVVVVVAFALCWTPYHLVVLVDTLMDLGALARNCGRESSVDIAKSVTSGMGYMHCCLNPLLYAFVGVKFRERMWVLLVRLGCPDQRCHQRQPSASRRESSWSETTEASYSGL
- the GCNA gene encoding germ cell nuclear acidic protein isoform X1, with amino-acid sequence MSKEGVDGLKTKDDKCPIITVDSNSDEDPDCYITGVKMKNNNISYVVIDSNSDNEYIPVRKKPKIREMRRKGKSQKVSDTKKQLIKEPPIVISDDDDLKKPAVIDNSYDRDKIVKIEEKDEIVVLQHKFSSAAGNQSLQKNLCQLQNDDPKDKPEILDGKLSTNEDPVPVVEQPRKRKNKTKNITVPPAVKERKKRKPSKKKPKTVKSEKLEPGNSQCKIPGCFFHGLENLKEYSGRNYKRNKDELIQKIYALLNRSVFDQKLPEKIDIVWNNKMLRTAGLCTTGKLRYPKRERFAKIQISLKVCDSADRLRDTLTHELCHAASWLLDGIRDSHGDMWRYYARKSNMVHPELPKVTRCHNYKINYKIHYECTQCKYRVGRYSKSLDTSRLICAKCKGSLVMLPLTRKDGTPIKPHVRPFAKFVQENYRKVKRETEGITHGDVMRKLSKDFFAKKQSQGI
- the GCNA gene encoding germ cell nuclear acidic protein isoform X3 codes for the protein MSKEGVDGLKTKDDKCPIITVDSNSDEDPDCYITGVKMKNNNISYVVIDSNSDNEYIPVRKKPKIREMRRKAGNQSLQKNLCQLQNDDPKDKPEILDGKLSTNEDPVPVVEQPRKRKNKTKNITVPPAVKERKKRKPSKKKPKTVKSEKLEPGNSQCKIPGCFFHGLENLKEYSGRNYKRNKDELIQKIYALLNRSVFDQKLPEKIDIVWNNKMLRTAGLCTTGKLRYPKRERFAKIQISLKVCDSADRLRDTLTHELCHAASWLLDGIRDSHGDMWRYYARKSNMVHPELPKVTRCHNYKINYKIHYECTQCKYRVGRYSKSLDTSRLICAKCKGSLVMLPLTRKDGTPIKPHVRPFAKFVQENYRKVKRETEGITHGDVMRKLSKDFFAKKQSQGI
- the GCNA gene encoding germ cell nuclear acidic protein isoform X2 yields the protein MLLFFSVRSLSYVVIDSNSDNEYIPVRKKPKIREMRRKGKSQKVSDTKKQLIKEPPIVISDDDDLKKPAVIDNSYDRDKIVKIEEKDEIVVLQHKFSSAAGNQSLQKNLCQLQNDDPKDKPEILDGKLSTNEDPVPVVEQPRKRKNKTKNITVPPAVKERKKRKPSKKKPKTVKSEKLEPGNSQCKIPGCFFHGLENLKEYSGRNYKRNKDELIQKIYALLNRSVFDQKLPEKIDIVWNNKMLRTAGLCTTGKLRYPKRERFAKIQISLKVCDSADRLRDTLTHELCHAASWLLDGIRDSHGDMWRYYARKSNMVHPELPKVTRCHNYKINYKIHYECTQCKYRVGRYSKSLDTSRLICAKCKGSLVMLPLTRKDGTPIKPHVRPFAKFVQENYRKVKRETEGITHGDVMRKLSKDFFAKKQSQGI